A genomic window from Castor canadensis chromosome 18, mCasCan1.hap1v2, whole genome shotgun sequence includes:
- the Crybb2 gene encoding beta-crystallin B2, whose protein sequence is MASDHHTQAGKPQTLSPKIVIFEQENFQGHSHELSGPCPNLKDTGVEKAGSILVQAGPWVGYEQANCKGEQFVFEKGEYPRWDSWTSSRRTDTLSSLRPIKVDSQEHKITLYENPNFTGKKMEVIDDDVPSFHAHGYQEKVSSVRVQSGTWVGYQFPGYRGLQFLLEKGDYKDSSDFGAPQPQVQSVRRIRDAQWHQRGAFHPSS, encoded by the exons ATGGCCTcggaccaccacacccaggcgGGCAAGCCACAGACCCTCAGCCCCAAG ATCGTCATCTTCGAGCAGGAGAACTTCCAGGGCCACTCCCATGAGCTCAGCGGGCCGTGTCCCAACCTGAAGGACACCGGCGTGGAGAAGGCGGGCTCCATCCTGGTGCAGGCTGGACC CTGGGTAGGCTACGAGCAGGCCAACTGCAAGGGGGAGCAGTTCGTGTTCGAGAAAGGCGAGTATCCCCGCTGGGACTCGTGGACCAGCAGCCGCAGGACGGACACCCTCAGCTCCCTGAGGCCCATCAAAGTG GACAGCCAGGAGCACAAGATCACGCTCTACGAGAACCCCAACTTCACGGGGAAGAAGATGGAGGTCATTGACGATGACGTGCCCAGTTTCCACGCGCACGGCTACCAGGAGAAGGTGTCGTCCGTGCGGGTGCAGAGCGGCAC GTGGGTCGGGTACCAGTTCCCTGGGTACCGCGGGCTGCAGTTCCTGCTGGAGAAGGGTGACTACAAGGACAGCAGCGACTTCGGGGCGCCGCAGCCCCAGGTGCAGTCTGTGCGCCGCATCAGAGATGCGCAGTGGCACCAGCGCGGCGCCTTCCACCCCTCCAGCTAG